The Bryobacteraceae bacterium genome includes a window with the following:
- a CDS encoding sigma-54-dependent Fis family transcriptional regulator — translation MEEILIIDDDPGFRRLMETILAAEGYRVTAAGSVAEALRSLERRQFHAVVSDLKLPDGDGLQILGWIHQHSPGTPVVMITAFGTVSSAVEAMKLGAVDYLGKPLSSPDELRITVRRALEQAQTASERELLREEQSSRFGCANMLAHDPRMLKVLELARKVAPTNATVLITGESGTGKELIARCIHDNSPRSSRVFVAVNCAALSPSLIESELFGHEKGAFTGAVSQHIGRFERAHGGTLFLDEIGELDSNLQAKLLRVLQDRTFERVGGARQITVDVRVIAATNRDLKKQVAEGKFREDLYYRLTTFPIEIPPLRERGGDIAALARFFLSRAARTLGKSSVRLTPEAEQVLLGYDWPGNVRELENLMERMAILCDGEVLPEDLPISAESGARPVTFRDIEKKAILEALEANGGNRTRAAKQLGISLRTLQYRLKEYGITQGRDEDTGG, via the coding sequence GTGGAAGAGATCCTGATCATCGATGACGACCCGGGGTTCCGGCGCCTGATGGAGACGATCCTGGCCGCGGAAGGCTACCGCGTAACGGCCGCCGGCTCGGTGGCGGAAGCCCTGCGCAGCCTGGAGCGCCGGCAGTTCCATGCCGTCGTCAGCGACCTGAAGCTGCCCGACGGGGACGGGCTCCAGATCCTGGGCTGGATTCATCAGCATTCCCCTGGAACGCCGGTCGTCATGATCACGGCCTTCGGCACGGTGTCCAGCGCCGTGGAAGCCATGAAGCTGGGGGCGGTGGACTATCTCGGCAAGCCCCTGAGCAGCCCGGACGAGCTTCGCATCACCGTCAGGCGCGCTCTCGAGCAGGCGCAGACGGCGAGCGAGCGGGAGCTGCTGCGGGAAGAGCAGTCGAGCCGCTTCGGCTGCGCGAACATGCTCGCGCACGATCCCCGCATGCTCAAAGTGCTGGAACTGGCCCGGAAGGTGGCGCCGACGAACGCCACGGTGCTGATCACGGGCGAAAGCGGCACGGGCAAGGAACTGATCGCCCGCTGCATCCACGACAACAGCCCGCGCAGCAGCCGCGTGTTCGTCGCCGTCAATTGCGCGGCGTTGTCACCGTCGCTGATCGAGAGCGAGCTGTTCGGCCATGAGAAAGGCGCCTTCACCGGGGCCGTGAGCCAGCACATCGGGCGTTTTGAACGCGCCCACGGCGGCACGCTCTTTCTGGACGAAATTGGCGAACTCGACTCGAACCTCCAGGCCAAGCTGCTGCGCGTGCTTCAGGACCGGACCTTCGAGCGGGTGGGCGGCGCGCGGCAGATTACCGTCGACGTGCGCGTCATCGCGGCAACCAACCGCGACCTGAAGAAGCAGGTGGCCGAGGGCAAGTTCCGCGAGGACCTGTACTACCGCCTGACCACGTTCCCGATTGAGATCCCGCCCCTGCGCGAGCGCGGCGGCGACATCGCCGCACTGGCGCGCTTCTTCCTGTCGCGCGCCGCCCGGACGCTGGGCAAGTCCTCCGTGCGCCTGACGCCCGAGGCTGAACAGGTCCTGCTCGGCTACGACTGGCCTGGCAATGTGCGGGAACTCGAGAATCTGATGGAGCGGATGGCCATCCTCTGCGACGGCGAAGTCCTGCCGGAAGACCTGCCCATCAGCGCCGAGAGCGGCGCCCGGCCGGTCACCTTCAGGGACATCGAGAAGAAGGCCATCCTCGAGGCGCTCGAGGCCAACGGCGGCAACCGGACCCGGGCCGCGAAACAGCTCGGCATCAGCCTCCGCACGCTGCAATACCGCCTCAAGGAATACGGCATCACTCAGGGCCGCGACGAAGACACGGGCGGCTGA
- the ndk gene encoding nucleoside diphosphate kinase, whose product MPVERTLAIIKPDAVAAGNAGRIISMIEEAGFRILAMRMQKLTRAEAEGFYAVHRGKSFFEELVAFMTEGPVVLMALEREDAIAKWREVMGATDPKKAAPGTVRALYGTDIGRNASHGSDAPETAAFEVGWFFRGSELG is encoded by the coding sequence ATGCCCGTTGAACGAACACTCGCCATCATCAAACCCGACGCCGTCGCCGCCGGCAACGCCGGCAGGATCATCTCGATGATCGAAGAAGCCGGCTTCCGCATTCTTGCCATGCGCATGCAGAAGCTCACCCGCGCTGAAGCCGAGGGCTTTTACGCCGTTCACCGCGGCAAGAGCTTCTTCGAAGAGCTCGTCGCCTTCATGACCGAAGGCCCGGTCGTGCTCATGGCCCTCGAGCGCGAGGACGCCATCGCCAAATGGCGCGAAGTCATGGGCGCCACCGATCCGAAGAAAGCCGCCCCCGGCACGGTTCGCGCTCTCTACGGCACCGACATCGGCCGCAACGCCAGCCACGGCTCGGACGCGCCTGAAACGGCCGCTTTCGAAGTCGGCTGGTTCTTCCGCGGCTCCGAGCTCGGCTGA
- the sucD gene encoding succinate--CoA ligase [ADP-forming] subunit alpha yields MSILVNRNTRVLVQGFTGREASFHAQQCMAYGTNIVGGVTPGKGGTTHLDRPVFNTVAEAVKATGADASVIFVPPAFAADAIMEAADAGIRLVVCITEGIPALDMVRAWRFLKNYPDTRLIGPNCPGIITPGECKIGIMPGHIHKPGPVGVVSRSGTLTYEAVGQLTALGIGQSTCIGIGGDPIIGTTHVDALRLFNEDPQTEAIIMIGEIGGTAEEEAAAFVKQHVKKPVIGFVAGQTAPPGRRMGHAGAIISGGSGKASDKMAAMEDAGILVCQTPAEIGARAKAALKL; encoded by the coding sequence ATGAGCATTCTCGTCAACAGGAACACGCGCGTGCTTGTGCAGGGCTTCACCGGCCGTGAAGCCAGTTTCCACGCCCAGCAGTGCATGGCCTACGGCACCAACATCGTCGGAGGCGTCACGCCCGGCAAGGGCGGAACGACGCACCTCGACCGTCCCGTGTTCAACACCGTGGCCGAGGCCGTCAAAGCCACCGGCGCTGACGCGAGCGTCATCTTCGTTCCGCCTGCTTTCGCCGCCGACGCCATCATGGAAGCCGCCGACGCTGGCATCCGCCTCGTGGTCTGCATCACCGAAGGCATTCCCGCTCTCGACATGGTGCGCGCCTGGCGTTTCCTCAAAAACTATCCCGATACCCGCCTGATCGGGCCGAATTGCCCCGGCATTATCACGCCTGGAGAATGCAAAATCGGCATCATGCCAGGCCATATCCACAAGCCCGGCCCCGTCGGCGTCGTCTCCCGCTCCGGCACCCTCACCTATGAAGCCGTCGGCCAGCTCACCGCCCTCGGCATCGGCCAGAGCACCTGCATCGGCATCGGCGGCGACCCGATCATCGGCACCACCCACGTCGACGCCCTGCGCCTCTTCAATGAAGACCCGCAAACCGAGGCCATCATCATGATCGGCGAGATCGGCGGCACGGCTGAAGAGGAGGCTGCGGCCTTCGTCAAACAGCATGTGAAGAAGCCCGTCATCGGCTTCGTCGCCGGTCAGACCGCGCCTCCAGGGCGCCGCATGGGTCATGCCGGCGCCATCATCAGCGGCGGCTCGGGCAAGGCCAGCGACAAAATGGCCGCCATGGAAGACGCCGGCATCCTCGTCTGCCAGACCCCGGCCGAAATCGGCGCCCGCGCCAAAGCCGCCCTCAAGCTCTAA
- a CDS encoding sensor histidine kinase: MGNHAVTPRLPRIVKPLLLAASIVLPLVLVLSARRTLRELETQREVYLRSRAAAIAAMLETMPPGAGIEAFVEDLKDREPGLVEIVVIDRESPDSAELADLWNGRELFRTARIQAGGMDVMRSWVPFHMAGGLRIARIDVAGSAADFLLVHGRHNVLIATVGGLVLVCLSLLTFWIMRRAAGLEQKQLEMEHLARIGQMAAVLAHEIRNPLGTIKGFAQLLAERLEGADRALAEPMISECARLEGLVHGLLLYGRPPQPELRATSSGAIREILEMHAAQLTRGGGVRIVFDVPPVTFRTDPNLLQQVLLNLVRNAVEAVEGRPGAEVSVRLETGRRSLAWVVSDNGPGLPREIRDRLFEPFATTKSSGTGLGLAISKRLAEALSGSLAISGDSRGTEARVTLPAGV, encoded by the coding sequence ATGGGGAACCACGCAGTGACGCCGCGCCTGCCCCGCATCGTCAAGCCGCTGCTGCTGGCGGCATCCATCGTCCTGCCGCTGGTTTTGGTGCTGAGCGCGCGGCGGACCCTCCGGGAGCTGGAAACGCAGCGCGAGGTGTACCTGCGGAGCCGCGCCGCAGCCATCGCCGCGATGCTGGAAACGATGCCGCCGGGCGCCGGCATCGAGGCTTTTGTCGAAGATCTGAAGGACCGCGAACCCGGGCTGGTCGAGATTGTTGTCATTGACCGGGAATCGCCGGACAGCGCTGAGCTGGCGGATCTGTGGAACGGGCGGGAGCTGTTCCGCACGGCGCGCATCCAGGCGGGCGGCATGGATGTGATGCGGAGCTGGGTTCCGTTTCACATGGCCGGCGGCCTCCGCATTGCGCGCATCGACGTGGCGGGCTCTGCGGCGGATTTCCTCCTGGTCCATGGCCGCCACAACGTGTTGATCGCGACCGTGGGCGGCCTGGTTCTGGTTTGCCTGTCGCTCCTGACGTTCTGGATCATGCGCCGCGCGGCGGGGCTGGAACAGAAGCAGCTCGAAATGGAGCACCTGGCCCGGATCGGACAGATGGCGGCCGTGCTGGCTCACGAGATCCGCAACCCGCTGGGCACGATCAAGGGTTTCGCGCAACTGCTCGCCGAGAGGCTGGAGGGCGCAGATCGCGCGCTGGCCGAGCCGATGATCTCGGAATGCGCCCGGCTGGAGGGGCTGGTTCACGGCCTGCTTCTCTACGGGCGGCCGCCCCAGCCGGAACTCCGCGCGACAAGCTCCGGCGCCATCCGCGAGATTCTCGAGATGCACGCTGCGCAGCTCACCAGGGGCGGAGGCGTCCGGATCGTCTTCGACGTGCCGCCGGTCACCTTCCGCACCGACCCGAATCTGCTTCAGCAGGTGCTGCTGAACCTCGTCCGCAACGCCGTGGAGGCGGTAGAGGGACGGCCCGGCGCCGAAGTGTCCGTCCGGCTCGAAACCGGGCGCAGGAGTCTGGCCTGGGTGGTTTCTGACAACGGGCCCGGGCTTCCGCGCGAAATTCGGGACCGGCTGTTCGAGCCATTCGCGACAACCAAAAGCTCCGGCACGGGCCTCGGCCTGGCCATTTCGAAACGGCTGGCCGAGGCGCTCTCCGGCAGCCTGGCCATCAGCGGGGACAGCCGCGGCACGGAAGCCCGCGTGACTTTGCCCGCAGGAGTCTGA
- the sucC gene encoding succinate--CoA ligase [ADP-forming] subunit beta, whose translation MKIHEYQAKEILARYGVPIPRGRVASTPAEARSIAEEIGARVVVKAQIHAGGRGKGGGVKLAATPAEAESVASQILGMTLVTHQTGPEGRLVRTVLVEETLPIAQELYAGIVLDRAQGKPVLMASAAGGMDIEEVAAKTPELILKEAFDPGDGLLPFQARKLAFGIGLKGAAASAAAKLFQALARAWVETDASLAEINPLVVTEDQRVIALDAKFNFDDNALYRHPEIAALRDINEEDPLEVEASKFGLNYIKLDGNVGCMVNGAGLAMATMDIIKYAGGNPANFLDVGGGANQEQITNAFRILMSDPHVKAVLINIFGGILRCDTLASGVVAAARELDFKLPLVIRMEGTNVEEGRRILRESGLNFTVADGMKDAAEKVVALASQAS comes from the coding sequence ATGAAAATCCACGAATACCAGGCCAAGGAGATCCTCGCCCGCTACGGCGTTCCCATCCCGCGCGGCCGCGTCGCTTCCACCCCTGCCGAGGCCCGCTCCATCGCCGAAGAAATCGGCGCCCGCGTCGTCGTCAAGGCCCAGATCCATGCCGGCGGCCGCGGCAAAGGCGGCGGCGTGAAACTCGCCGCCACTCCCGCCGAGGCGGAATCAGTGGCGTCCCAGATTCTCGGTATGACGCTGGTCACGCACCAGACCGGCCCGGAAGGCCGGCTCGTGCGCACGGTTCTTGTCGAGGAGACGCTGCCCATCGCGCAGGAGCTCTACGCCGGCATCGTGCTCGACCGCGCCCAGGGCAAGCCGGTTCTGATGGCCTCCGCCGCGGGCGGCATGGACATTGAAGAGGTCGCCGCGAAGACGCCGGAGCTGATCCTGAAAGAGGCCTTCGATCCGGGCGACGGACTGCTGCCGTTCCAGGCGCGCAAGCTCGCTTTCGGCATCGGACTGAAGGGCGCCGCCGCTTCAGCCGCCGCGAAGCTCTTCCAGGCTCTGGCCCGTGCATGGGTCGAAACCGACGCCTCTCTGGCCGAGATCAATCCTCTCGTGGTCACCGAGGACCAGCGCGTCATTGCTCTCGACGCCAAGTTCAACTTCGACGACAACGCCCTCTACCGCCATCCCGAGATCGCGGCGCTGCGCGATATCAACGAAGAGGATCCGCTCGAGGTCGAAGCCTCGAAGTTCGGCCTCAACTACATCAAGCTCGACGGCAACGTCGGCTGCATGGTCAACGGCGCCGGGCTCGCCATGGCCACCATGGACATCATCAAGTACGCCGGCGGCAACCCGGCCAACTTCCTCGACGTCGGCGGCGGCGCCAATCAGGAGCAGATCACCAACGCGTTCCGCATCCTCATGTCCGACCCCCACGTCAAGGCGGTCCTCATCAACATCTTCGGCGGCATTCTCCGCTGCGACACGCTCGCCAGCGGCGTCGTCGCCGCCGCCCGCGAGCTCGACTTCAAGCTCCCTCTTGTCATCCGCATGGAGGGCACCAACGTCGAAGAAGGCCGCCGCATCCTCCGCGAGTCCGGCCTGAATTTCACCGTGGCCGACGGCATGAAAGATGCCGCCGAAAAAGTCGTCGCTCTCGCCAGCCAGGCTTCGTAA
- a CDS encoding putative isomerase: MPELPLYQVDAFARRVFEGNPAAVVPLEDLLPDDVLQAIAAENNLAETAFFIPSGGEYKLRWFTPATEVDLCGHATLASAFVIFEFLEPERESVTFDTCSGRLVVERRGPLLAMDFPSRPPERAEPCPGLVEGLGARPREIWASRDYMAVYDSEDEVRALRPDFHRLAEADRFAVIATAPSKTEGYDFVSRFFAPAAGVPEDPVTGSAHCTLVPYWAQRLGKRQLRARQVSRRGGELECVWKGERVEIAGRAVLYLKGTITV; the protein is encoded by the coding sequence ATGCCCGAGCTTCCGCTCTATCAGGTCGACGCCTTCGCGCGCCGGGTCTTCGAAGGCAATCCCGCCGCTGTCGTCCCCCTCGAGGACCTGCTGCCCGATGACGTTCTGCAGGCCATCGCGGCGGAAAACAACCTCGCCGAGACTGCGTTCTTCATCCCCAGCGGCGGCGAATACAAGCTGCGCTGGTTCACGCCCGCCACCGAAGTCGACCTCTGCGGCCACGCGACGCTGGCGTCGGCCTTCGTCATCTTCGAGTTCCTCGAGCCCGAACGAGAGAGCGTGACCTTCGATACCTGCAGCGGGCGTCTTGTAGTCGAGCGCCGCGGCCCGCTGCTGGCCATGGATTTCCCCTCCCGTCCTCCGGAGCGCGCCGAGCCCTGCCCGGGACTGGTCGAGGGCCTCGGCGCCCGCCCGAGAGAGATCTGGGCCTCGCGTGACTACATGGCCGTCTACGATTCCGAGGACGAGGTCCGCGCCCTGCGCCCGGACTTCCACCGCCTCGCGGAAGCCGACCGCTTCGCTGTCATCGCCACGGCGCCCTCAAAAACAGAAGGCTACGATTTTGTGTCCCGCTTCTTCGCCCCGGCGGCCGGCGTTCCGGAGGACCCGGTCACGGGCTCGGCGCACTGCACGCTTGTCCCTTATTGGGCGCAGCGGCTCGGCAAGCGCCAGCTCCGCGCCCGCCAGGTCTCCCGCCGCGGCGGGGAACTCGAGTGCGTGTGGAAAGGGGAGCGCGTCGAGATCGCCGGGCGCGCCGTGCTCTATCTGAAAGGCACGATCACCGTCTGA
- a CDS encoding cytochrome c, protein MKKQILVVLFAAAAAAQAPDARERAAQAAAGLGRVLMELLGQEMAKGGYEGAVRACSEVAQTVTEEFAHEQGLEIRRVTLRARNPKDQPDEWEAAKLRAWEKEFKPGAPPPEVLEVVEENGRRYARYLKPILVQPMCLGCHGPRDRISEEVRRVLDERYPRDHATGYRAGDLRGAFSVTIRLDGK, encoded by the coding sequence ATGAAAAAACAGATTCTGGTTGTTCTGTTTGCAGCAGCGGCGGCCGCCCAGGCGCCGGACGCGCGGGAGCGCGCGGCGCAGGCGGCCGCCGGGCTGGGCCGCGTCCTGATGGAGCTGCTCGGGCAGGAGATGGCCAAGGGCGGCTATGAAGGGGCCGTGCGCGCCTGTTCGGAGGTGGCGCAGACGGTGACGGAGGAATTCGCGCACGAGCAGGGTCTGGAAATCCGGCGCGTGACGCTGCGCGCGCGGAACCCGAAGGATCAGCCCGACGAGTGGGAGGCGGCGAAGCTGCGGGCGTGGGAGAAAGAGTTCAAGCCGGGCGCGCCGCCGCCGGAAGTGCTCGAAGTGGTGGAAGAGAATGGCCGCCGCTATGCGCGCTATCTGAAGCCGATCCTTGTGCAGCCGATGTGCCTCGGCTGCCACGGACCGCGGGACAGGATCAGCGAAGAAGTGCGGCGCGTGCTCGACGAGCGCTATCCGCGCGACCACGCCACCGGCTACAGGGCGGGCGACCTGCGGGGGGCGTTCTCCGTGACGATCCGGCTGGACGGGAAGTAA
- the cpx gene encoding cytochrome-c peroxidase, with protein MLKRIALLSLLGAAASVAVDVPESRLRMFKPLPAAVENPKNPITPEKVELGRMLYYENRLSKSHKFSCNSCHKLDQYGVDNEPTSEGHRGQRGDRNSPTVYNAAVHFVQFWDGRAADVEEQAKGPVLNPVEMAMPDEKTVIATLKSIPQYVEMFRKAFPQDKDPVNYDNMAKAIGAFERKLMTPSRWDRFLQGDKSALNDAEKAGFLKFVETGCTTCHMGACVGGTMYQKLGVAKPYPGLKDEGRAKVTGRAEDKFFFKVPGLRNVEKTWPYFHDGSVKSLEEAVRLMAEYELGRNLSAADAASIVTWLKTLTGEIPQDYVKPPALPPSTAKTPKPSLTD; from the coding sequence ATGCTGAAACGAATCGCACTCTTGTCGCTTCTTGGAGCAGCCGCCTCGGTCGCGGTTGATGTCCCTGAGTCCCGGCTGCGGATGTTCAAGCCGCTTCCGGCCGCGGTGGAAAATCCGAAAAATCCGATTACGCCGGAAAAGGTGGAGCTGGGCCGGATGCTGTATTACGAGAACCGGCTGAGCAAGAGCCACAAGTTTTCCTGCAACAGCTGCCACAAGCTGGACCAGTACGGGGTGGACAACGAGCCGACGAGCGAAGGGCACCGCGGGCAGCGCGGCGACCGGAATTCGCCGACGGTCTACAATGCGGCCGTGCATTTCGTGCAGTTCTGGGACGGGCGGGCGGCCGACGTGGAGGAGCAGGCCAAGGGGCCGGTGCTGAACCCGGTGGAGATGGCGATGCCGGACGAGAAGACGGTCATCGCCACGCTGAAGTCGATTCCGCAATACGTGGAGATGTTCCGGAAGGCGTTTCCCCAGGACAAAGACCCGGTAAATTACGACAATATGGCGAAAGCAATCGGCGCTTTTGAACGGAAACTGATGACGCCTTCGCGCTGGGACCGTTTCCTGCAGGGCGACAAATCGGCTTTGAACGACGCAGAAAAAGCGGGATTCCTGAAATTCGTGGAAACCGGCTGCACGACCTGCCACATGGGCGCCTGCGTGGGCGGCACGATGTATCAGAAGCTGGGCGTGGCGAAGCCGTATCCGGGGCTGAAGGACGAAGGGCGCGCCAAGGTGACGGGGCGGGCCGAGGACAAATTCTTCTTCAAGGTGCCGGGGCTGCGGAACGTGGAAAAGACCTGGCCGTATTTCCACGACGGTTCGGTCAAATCGCTGGAAGAGGCGGTACGGCTGATGGCGGAGTACGAGCTGGGCAGGAACCTGAGCGCGGCGGATGCGGCATCGATCGTCACGTGGCTGAAGACGCTGACGGGCGAGATTCCGCAGGACTACGTGAAGCCGCCGGCGCTGCCGCCCTCGACGGCGAAAACGCCGAAGCCGTCGCTGACGGACTGA